From Chryseobacterium gallinarum, one genomic window encodes:
- a CDS encoding site-specific integrase: MEQTKKSTYKLLFYLKKNEPKKNGNVPIMARITIDGTPKTMGTKLEIDPNIWDLKFGRVEGKSAKALSINQKLDNIRGRIDKIYEDMLKHEGFATAQKVKIKFLGVGVMDDAILKVFSDQNKEFKRLVDKGKRSESTYSKYNTVYNHLSEFIKERYHREDMAFRELTSDFIREFDFFLRFDKECTHNTVWVYTMPVIALAELAIKKGLIRDNPFEDYEISMEETDRSYLLKEDVETLMLLKPSNPRYELVKDLFIFSCFTGLSYIDIKKLKWSNIQSFFDGHQWIISRRKKSDVASNVRLLEIPKRIIEKYRGVTRNDFVFTMPSNATCNKHISKLIEEAGIVTEQKVTFHTARHTFATMFLTEGVPLESLSKMMGHKNISTTQIYAKITSQKISKDMDLVAPKFKAMEDAFLIQMESEEVELLNEATIEFYDTEEVMV; encoded by the coding sequence ATGGAGCAGACAAAAAAATCAACGTACAAACTCCTTTTCTACCTGAAAAAGAACGAACCGAAAAAGAACGGTAATGTACCAATTATGGCACGTATTACCATTGACGGAACACCCAAAACGATGGGTACAAAGTTAGAAATTGACCCCAATATTTGGGATTTGAAGTTCGGAAGAGTTGAGGGCAAGAGTGCCAAAGCATTAAGCATTAATCAAAAATTAGACAACATACGTGGGCGTATCGACAAGATTTACGAGGATATGCTGAAGCACGAGGGCTTTGCAACTGCACAGAAAGTAAAGATTAAATTTCTCGGCGTAGGCGTAATGGACGATGCCATTTTAAAGGTTTTCAGCGACCAAAACAAAGAATTTAAAAGGTTGGTCGATAAGGGGAAACGCTCTGAAAGCACTTATAGCAAGTATAACACTGTTTACAACCACCTAAGCGAATTTATAAAGGAACGTTATCATCGGGAGGATATGGCTTTCCGGGAACTCACTTCTGATTTTATTCGGGAGTTTGACTTCTTTCTCCGCTTTGATAAAGAATGTACCCACAATACGGTTTGGGTTTACACAATGCCTGTTATTGCTCTGGCTGAATTGGCTATCAAAAAGGGCTTGATACGGGATAATCCTTTTGAGGATTATGAAATCAGTATGGAGGAAACCGACCGCAGCTACCTTTTAAAAGAGGATGTGGAAACCTTAATGCTACTGAAACCATCCAACCCAAGATACGAGCTTGTAAAAGACCTCTTTATTTTCAGTTGCTTCACAGGTCTTTCTTACATTGACATTAAGAAGCTGAAATGGAGTAATATTCAATCATTCTTTGACGGACACCAATGGATTATCAGCCGGAGGAAAAAATCTGATGTTGCTTCCAACGTCCGTCTTTTGGAAATTCCTAAACGAATTATTGAGAAGTATCGTGGAGTTACGAGAAATGATTTTGTTTTTACGATGCCTTCAAATGCGACCTGCAATAAGCACATCAGTAAACTTATTGAGGAAGCGGGGATTGTTACCGAACAGAAAGTTACATTTCACACGGCTCGTCATACATTTGCCACAATGTTTTTGACCGAGGGCGTACCGCTTGAAAGCCTTAGCAAAATGATGGGGCATAAAAATATTTCTACCACACAGATTTATGCCAAGATTACCAGCCAGAAAATCAGTAAGGATATGGATTTGGTAGCTCCTAAATTCAAGGCAATGGAAGATGCTTTTCTAATCCAAATGGAAAGCGAAGAAGTAGAATTGTTGAATGAAGCTACAATTGAATTTTACGATACCGAAGAAGTGATGGTTTAA
- a CDS encoding single-stranded DNA-binding protein, giving the protein MNITGRLTRDAEVRTTSNNRQVVNFSVAVNDGYRNKQGERVEQTTYFDCAYWITPNVARLLTKGTLVELTGRVSTRAWTGKDGEAKAGLNFHTSQIKLHGGSRRAETVQATEQAVSNSTVGQGTEDDLPF; this is encoded by the coding sequence ATGAACATCACAGGAAGACTGACAAGAGATGCGGAAGTACGCACAACGTCAAACAACAGACAGGTAGTAAACTTTTCCGTAGCGGTAAATGACGGCTACCGAAACAAACAGGGCGAACGGGTGGAGCAAACAACCTACTTCGATTGTGCCTATTGGATAACCCCGAATGTGGCAAGGCTACTGACAAAAGGCACGTTGGTAGAACTCACAGGACGGGTAAGCACAAGAGCGTGGACAGGCAAAGACGGCGAAGCAAAGGCAGGGCTGAATTTCCATACCTCACAAATCAAACTGCACGGAGGTAGCAGGAGAGCCGAAACCGTACAGGCTACTGAACAAGCCGTGAGTAACAGTACAGTAGGACAAGGCACGGAGGACGACCTACCATTCTAA
- a CDS encoding DUF932 domain-containing protein — protein sequence MAHNINFNERTGKYSFFSVQQKAWHGLGQIVEQYPTSEEAIKYAGLDYEVVKSPLFTKGSGILETANGIEIGSNELEVPNYFANIRTDNNAVLGVVGKDYHIVQNREAFNFFDSIVGGGEGILYETAGALGNGERIFITAKLPDYIRVGNGDDVTEKYIFLTTSHDGSGSITAAFTPIRIVCQNTLNASLRNMTNVVRIKHTSGAKQRIENAHKIMGLANTLSNQLEGIFNEWAKVKVTDREVRKLIQLALCPNKETLDLIKKGAEDEISTVFKNTVEDAFAYAMISDTQQMQTTKGTLFGVYNAVTGYYQNVRSYKNDEAKLQSIVLGGTAQLKSQKAFELCTAFALDGAEILNLN from the coding sequence ATGGCACATAACATCAATTTCAACGAGCGGACAGGAAAGTATAGTTTCTTTTCAGTACAGCAAAAAGCGTGGCACGGTCTGGGGCAAATCGTGGAGCAATACCCGACAAGCGAGGAAGCAATCAAATACGCAGGATTGGATTACGAAGTCGTAAAATCCCCACTGTTTACCAAAGGTTCGGGCATTCTCGAAACCGCCAACGGCATAGAGATAGGCAGTAACGAATTGGAAGTACCCAATTATTTCGCCAACATACGCACCGACAACAATGCAGTATTGGGCGTAGTCGGTAAGGATTACCACATTGTACAAAATCGTGAAGCCTTTAATTTCTTTGACAGCATTGTAGGCGGTGGCGAGGGTATTCTCTATGAAACCGCAGGAGCATTGGGCAACGGAGAACGCATTTTTATCACAGCCAAACTGCCCGACTATATCCGTGTAGGCAATGGCGATGACGTAACGGAAAAATATATCTTCCTAACCACTTCGCACGATGGTAGCGGAAGTATTACCGCAGCGTTTACGCCTATCCGTATCGTCTGCCAAAATACCCTTAACGCTTCACTCCGCAATATGACCAATGTGGTGCGTATCAAACACACTTCGGGAGCAAAACAGCGTATCGAGAACGCTCATAAGATTATGGGGCTTGCCAATACTTTGAGCAACCAATTGGAGGGCATTTTCAACGAATGGGCAAAAGTAAAGGTAACAGACCGAGAGGTAAGAAAGTTAATCCAATTGGCACTTTGCCCGAACAAGGAAACGCTTGACCTTATCAAGAAAGGTGCGGAAGATGAAATTTCCACCGTGTTCAAAAACACCGTAGAGGACGCATTTGCATACGCTATGATAAGCGACACGCAACAAATGCAGACCACAAAAGGCACTTTGTTTGGAGTATACAATGCGGTTACAGGCTACTACCAAAATGTAAGAAGTTACAAGAACGATGAAGCCAAGTTACAGAGCATTGTATTGGGCGGTACTGCCCAACTCAAATCACAGAAAGCATTTGAATTGTGTACCGCATTTGCATTGGACGGTGCGGAAATCCTAAACCTTAATTAA
- a CDS encoding DUF1281 family ferredoxin-like fold protein codes for MANWCNNTVAFEGNPEAIRQIQRLFKEMAEQEQKEGCGQLPDFVADSNGGYFFGIYQDYDNTDTFQYETKWSPNTEVLQKIAEHYKVDFTQDYEELGCLVFGRATFSDRLLTDIYLDDEDFDKYEYDEENSVWYFENETYESDYEILEILLERKIENHQP; via the coding sequence ATGGCGAATTGGTGCAACAATACGGTTGCTTTCGAGGGAAATCCCGAAGCAATCAGACAGATACAACGGCTATTCAAAGAAATGGCAGAACAGGAACAGAAAGAGGGTTGCGGACAACTGCCCGACTTTGTAGCAGACAGCAACGGAGGTTATTTCTTCGGCATTTATCAAGACTATGACAATACGGACACCTTTCAATATGAAACAAAATGGTCGCCCAATACGGAAGTATTGCAAAAGATAGCAGAACACTACAAGGTGGATTTTACACAGGACTATGAAGAATTGGGGTGCTTGGTATTTGGCAGGGCAACATTTTCTGACAGGCTACTCACGGATATTTATTTGGACGATGAGGATTTTGATAAATACGAGTATGACGAAGAAAATTCCGTGTGGTATTTCGAGAACGAAACCTACGAAAGTGATTACGAAATCTTGGAAATATTGTTGGAACGGAAAATTGAAAATCATCAACCTTAA
- a CDS encoding PRTRC system protein E, giving the protein MNTNFFNQIQQLDFTGVLQLNISKGAENNLIVSVLLNNEQCGDNAKKLIPPLTFNATPQEFDEGFFEQITTPIQTISGVMVDMEKFLKQMEEVKKQSAMEKEKAEKAKKEKEAKDKKYKESMAKVDELEKEGKHREAWMKVPDITEFPEKADEIRKRKTSLSDKFASPSLFGAMEEATPEPPQAEEVTADYPIDETEEEENEY; this is encoded by the coding sequence ATGAACACGAATTTTTTCAATCAGATACAGCAGTTGGACTTTACAGGCGTATTGCAACTGAACATTTCAAAAGGAGCAGAAAATAACCTAATCGTATCGGTATTGCTCAATAACGAGCAATGCGGAGATAACGCCAAAAAACTTATTCCCCCATTGACATTTAACGCCACACCACAGGAGTTTGACGAGGGATTTTTTGAGCAGATAACCACGCCTATACAAACCATTTCGGGTGTAATGGTGGATATGGAAAAATTCCTAAAACAAATGGAAGAAGTCAAAAAACAATCCGCAATGGAGAAAGAAAAAGCCGAGAAAGCCAAAAAGGAAAAAGAAGCCAAAGACAAGAAGTACAAAGAAAGTATGGCAAAGGTGGACGAGTTAGAAAAAGAGGGCAAACACCGTGAAGCGTGGATGAAAGTTCCCGACATTACCGAGTTCCCCGAAAAAGCGGACGAGATACGCAAACGCAAAACTTCATTGTCCGACAAATTCGCCTCTCCGAGCCTTTTCGGGGCAATGGAAGAAGCAACGCCCGAACCGCCACAAGCGGAAGAAGTTACAGCCGACTATCCCATAGACGAAACGGAGGAAGAAGAAAACGAGTATTAA
- a CDS encoding PRTRC system protein C, with protein MLLATQLERVFILKDKGQDIRLTDPEPRWGVKAVMNFYANMYPILTTAKVSAPQIKDDAVEYKFESVMGTKG; from the coding sequence ATGTTATTAGCAACGCAATTAGAGCGAGTTTTTATACTCAAAGATAAAGGACAGGACATCAGACTGACCGACCCCGAACCACGTTGGGGCGTGAAAGCCGTAATGAATTTTTACGCCAATATGTACCCGATACTGACAACGGCAAAAGTATCTGCACCACAAATCAAAGACGATGCAGTCGAGTACAAATTTGAGAGCGTAATGGGAACAAAAGGTTAA
- a CDS encoding PRTRC system protein B: MNDENNITENFGTLYHPKSALVFYETKGENSDVYVEHFDMDKNGNPINAHPLTVKEAKVLAKSLQTDEEKNQAFLKPKGILPTNILHINPNAEKGTVLWYTKTQQRQMYFVDSLNIPSGKAQVPPMLWYANKNSLAVFALTTDRRPTEKTPLHYAPFFNIYEDGKVCMGTVSIDIKNSASVEEFIQAWESYFFNSYFSHLLGRHSPIKGNCVTVWKDLIGTDKPFPKEVLKKNNRTLKNLL, from the coding sequence ATGAACGACGAAAATAACATAACAGAGAATTTCGGAACACTATACCACCCGAAATCCGCTTTGGTTTTCTATGAAACCAAAGGCGAAAATTCAGATGTGTATGTGGAGCATTTTGATATGGATAAAAATGGCAACCCAATCAACGCCCACCCATTGACCGTAAAGGAAGCCAAAGTATTGGCAAAGTCCTTACAGACTGATGAAGAAAAGAACCAAGCCTTTTTAAAGCCAAAGGGAATTTTGCCGACCAATATTCTGCATATCAATCCTAATGCTGAAAAAGGTACGGTGCTATGGTACACCAAAACACAGCAACGGCAAATGTATTTTGTTGATAGCTTGAATATACCGAGCGGAAAGGCACAAGTACCGCCAATGCTATGGTACGCCAATAAAAACAGCCTTGCCGTCTTTGCACTTACAACAGACAGAAGACCGACAGAAAAAACGCCCTTGCATTACGCTCCGTTTTTTAACATCTATGAAGACGGCAAAGTATGTATGGGTACGGTAAGCATTGATATTAAAAATTCCGCTTCGGTGGAAGAATTTATACAGGCTTGGGAAAGCTATTTTTTCAACAGCTATTTCAGCCACTTATTGGGACGGCACAGCCCCATAAAAGGAAATTGCGTAACCGTATGGAAAGACTTAATCGGAACAGATAAACCCTTTCCAAAAGAGGTATTGAAAAAGAACAACAGAACCCTTAAAAATCTATTGTAA
- a CDS encoding PRTRC system ThiF family protein, whose translation MNTQETTKTAVHFTDNYLLNPTNPISVNLIGAGGTGSKVLTALLEINESLLALGHAGLQVRLWDDDIITTANLGRQRFFESETGLYKSVALINRVNRCIGTNWKAETVKFEKDKFGRLPENARAILTITCVDNVQARFGVAEILKETSHRRHYQDDPKYWLDFGNSQHTGQVLLSTIGTIKQPNSEKYQTVASLPMVTDEYGELLKQSEKDDNTPSCSLEEALQKQDLFINGSLAQMGCDLLWGVFRYGMTEYRGFFHNLKDYRTHPIKVA comes from the coding sequence ATGAATACACAGGAAACAACAAAAACAGCCGTACATTTTACGGACAACTATTTGCTCAATCCTACCAACCCGATTTCGGTAAACCTAATCGGTGCAGGTGGCACAGGCTCAAAGGTATTGACCGCCTTATTGGAAATAAACGAGAGCCTTTTAGCGTTAGGGCACGCAGGATTACAGGTGCGTTTATGGGACGATGATATTATCACAACCGCAAATTTAGGCAGACAGCGTTTTTTTGAAAGCGAAACAGGATTGTACAAATCCGTTGCGTTAATCAACCGTGTCAATAGGTGTATCGGTACGAATTGGAAAGCCGAAACGGTAAAGTTTGAAAAGGACAAATTCGGCAGGTTGCCCGAAAACGCAAGGGCAATCCTAACCATTACCTGTGTGGACAATGTACAGGCGAGGTTTGGAGTGGCTGAAATCCTGAAAGAAACAAGCCACCGCAGACACTACCAAGACGACCCAAAGTATTGGTTGGACTTCGGTAACAGCCAACACACAGGGCAAGTCCTACTATCTACAATAGGAACTATCAAACAACCCAATTCAGAAAAGTACCAAACGGTGGCGAGCCTGCCAATGGTTACAGATGAGTATGGCGAATTGCTGAAGCAATCCGAAAAGGATGATAACACGCCAAGTTGCTCATTGGAGGAAGCATTGCAAAAGCAGGATTTGTTTATCAATGGCTCATTGGCTCAAATGGGCTGTGATTTGCTTTGGGGGGTGTTCCGCTACGGAATGACCGAATACAGGGGATTTTTTCACAATCTGAAAGATTACCGCACCCACCCGATAAAAGTCGCCTGA
- a CDS encoding class I SAM-dependent methyltransferase, translating to MAEFWEEAFKDKQEMWGLEPAKSAIVTNDFFIANNVKNVLIPGVGYGRNANVFIQSGMTVTGIEISETAIGIAKKHFGNDLEIYHGSVTEMPFDTKLYDGIFCYALIHLLDKTERIKLITDCYNQLTENGYMIFTTITKDAKTYGQGTYISKDRFEMFGGVKMFFYDRETIAEEFGKAGLFEFSEIKENYPFYIIKCKKGV from the coding sequence ATGGCAGAGTTTTGGGAAGAAGCATTTAAGGACAAACAGGAAATGTGGGGCTTAGAACCTGCAAAATCTGCGATAGTGACAAATGATTTTTTTATTGCCAATAATGTGAAAAACGTTTTAATTCCCGGTGTGGGCTATGGACGAAATGCCAATGTGTTTATACAAAGCGGAATGACTGTAACCGGAATTGAAATTTCCGAAACCGCAATCGGCATAGCAAAAAAACATTTCGGTAATGATTTAGAAATTTATCACGGTTCAGTAACCGAAATGCCTTTTGATACTAAATTGTATGACGGCATATTTTGTTATGCCTTAATTCACTTATTAGACAAAACCGAACGAATAAAACTAATCACGGACTGTTATAACCAACTGACCGAAAATGGTTATATGATATTCACCACTATTACAAAAGATGCCAAAACTTACGGTCAAGGAACCTACATCAGCAAAGACAGGTTTGAAATGTTTGGCGGAGTAAAAATGTTCTTTTACGATAGGGAAACCATAGCTGAAGAATTTGGGAAAGCAGGACTTTTTGAATTTTCGGAAATTAAGGAGAACTACCCTTTTTACATCATAAAGTGTAAAAAAGGAGTATAA
- a CDS encoding nuclear transport factor 2 family protein has protein sequence MNATELEDKIALKELVDKIAILGDKKDFENQVQLFSENAVSETIAKGKTILKLRGRKEMLDAFNEFHQEIETAYHFNGQQIVTINGNSTSGICYCLITLISNENGKKLKTTIGAIYEDEYIRVDSQWLVSKRIGYFNWQDKTEIKS, from the coding sequence ATGAATGCAACTGAATTAGAAGACAAAATTGCCCTAAAAGAACTCGTTGATAAAATTGCAATTCTTGGAGATAAAAAGGACTTTGAAAATCAGGTACAGTTATTTTCAGAAAATGCCGTATCCGAAACAATAGCGAAGGGAAAAACCATTTTAAAACTTCGGGGCAGAAAAGAAATGCTTGATGCATTCAATGAATTTCATCAAGAAATTGAAACGGCTTACCACTTTAATGGTCAGCAAATCGTTACCATAAACGGAAATTCCACAAGCGGTATCTGCTATTGTTTGATTACGCTGATAAGCAATGAAAATGGTAAAAAATTAAAGACCACCATTGGAGCTATTTATGAAGATGAGTACATTCGTGTGGATAGCCAATGGCTGGTTTCCAAAAGAATAGGCTATTTTAATTGGCAGGATAAAACGGAAATTAAATCCTGA
- a CDS encoding NADP-dependent oxidoreductase produces MSLKQESNISAVMKAVRQHEFGGPEVLRYEDAPIPEVKKGEVLVKVKAIGLNPPDWYLRDGYSMLPPEWQPKVPFPIILGTDISGEIVALGEDVTEFSVGDEVYAMVRFPSYGDSQAYAEYVSVAVSELALKPKNIDFIKAAAAPMSLLTAWQFLIELGHNEPNPLQPNRHEPIPLAGKKVLINGAAGGVGHFVVQLAKWKGAYVIAVASGKQESILRELGADEFIDYTKHNADEIFSDIDLVVDCVGGSSAGRFLKTLKKGGSLFPIFPLGFSGAEEAQKLGVKVSATQVRSNGTQLSELARLLDDGTIKVVIDSIIPLADARKAHERAAKGHIQGKIALTV; encoded by the coding sequence ATGAGTTTAAAACAAGAAAGTAATATATCCGCTGTTATGAAAGCGGTAAGACAACACGAATTTGGCGGACCGGAAGTGCTTCGTTATGAAGATGCACCTATTCCTGAGGTAAAAAAAGGAGAAGTATTGGTAAAAGTAAAAGCAATCGGGTTAAATCCTCCTGATTGGTATCTACGTGACGGATATTCGATGCTACCTCCCGAATGGCAACCCAAAGTGCCGTTTCCTATTATTCTGGGTACGGATATATCGGGTGAAATTGTCGCATTGGGTGAAGATGTAACGGAATTTTCCGTTGGCGATGAAGTGTATGCGATGGTACGATTTCCGAGTTACGGAGATAGCCAGGCGTATGCGGAATATGTAAGTGTAGCTGTTTCAGAATTGGCTTTGAAACCTAAAAATATTGATTTTATTAAAGCTGCCGCTGCACCGATGTCATTGCTTACGGCTTGGCAGTTTTTGATTGAACTTGGACATAACGAACCTAATCCGCTACAACCGAACCGACACGAACCTATACCGCTTGCAGGGAAGAAAGTGCTTATAAATGGTGCAGCAGGCGGAGTGGGTCATTTTGTAGTGCAGTTGGCAAAGTGGAAAGGGGCATACGTGATTGCAGTAGCTTCAGGCAAACAGGAAAGCATTTTGCGTGAATTGGGTGCGGACGAATTTATTGACTATACGAAACATAATGCAGATGAGATTTTCTCTGATATAGACTTGGTTGTTGATTGTGTTGGCGGTTCTTCGGCAGGACGTTTTCTGAAAACACTTAAAAAGGGCGGTTCGTTATTCCCGATTTTTCCGTTAGGTTTTTCCGGTGCTGAGGAAGCCCAAAAATTAGGAGTTAAAGTGTCTGCCACGCAAGTACGTTCCAATGGTACACAACTTTCGGAACTTGCCCGTTTGCTTGATGATGGAACAATCAAAGTGGTTATTGATAGTATTATCCCATTGGCTGATGCCCGTAAAGCACACGAAAGAGCCGCAAAGGGGCATATACAGGGTAAAATTGCATTAACTGTTTAA
- a CDS encoding winged helix-turn-helix transcriptional regulator, giving the protein MKKKEKICPEETTCSVDYAFRRIGGKYKGRILWYLHEHQILRYGELTRTMPDITTKMLTQTLRELEADNLINRKVYHEVPPKVEYTLTETGKELIPFIQHLKNWADKQIEKEETGK; this is encoded by the coding sequence ATGAAAAAGAAAGAAAAAATTTGCCCCGAGGAAACAACATGCTCTGTTGATTACGCTTTCAGACGCATCGGAGGTAAATATAAAGGTAGAATTTTATGGTATTTGCACGAACATCAAATTTTGCGATACGGCGAACTAACCCGAACAATGCCTGACATTACGACCAAAATGCTGACCCAAACGTTAAGGGAACTGGAAGCCGATAATTTGATTAACAGAAAAGTATATCACGAAGTCCCACCCAAAGTGGAATATACATTAACGGAAACAGGCAAGGAACTTATACCATTTATCCAACACTTAAAAAATTGGGCAGACAAACAAATTGAAAAGGAAGAAACAGGAAAGTAG
- a CDS encoding response regulator, whose product MKLALIDDNARLRDITKKQLEDSGYTLFFQSENEQEAIQKIEESNTLPDVCIIEENFGAANALLGKFPDLKVLISSTNDDKKSVTDMLEIGVWGYILKYADPDELLTAVEALSKGKKYFSLGVSDIATEYYRNN is encoded by the coding sequence ATGAAATTGGCACTAATTGATGATAATGCACGGCTTCGTGATATTACCAAAAAACAACTTGAAGATAGCGGGTACACACTGTTTTTCCAATCCGAAAACGAACAGGAAGCTATCCAAAAAATAGAAGAAAGCAACACATTACCCGATGTTTGCATCATAGAGGAAAATTTTGGTGCAGCCAATGCCCTGCTCGGAAAGTTCCCCGATTTAAAAGTGCTTATCTCCAGCACCAATGACGACAAAAAAAGCGTTACCGATATGTTGGAAATCGGAGTTTGGGGATATATACTGAAATACGCTGACCCCGATGAGCTTTTGACTGCTGTTGAGGCATTAAGTAAAGGTAAGAAATATTTTAGCTTGGGCGTGAGTGATATAGCTACGGAATATTATAGGAACAATTAA
- a CDS encoding XRE family transcriptional regulator: MSLLSENIRYLRNQLGYSQQKVADDLIITRGRYGKYEDGATEPPIEILLRISHYYHVSIDLLVSVDLRKIPLKEILELPDNRILLPIKVDNAGENKIEIIPHKASMGYLNGYADPEYIESLQTISLPFLKGGKYRAFPADGASMPPHKDNSFIIGKYVENLADIRTGKTYVFLTRSEGITYKRLLKVNKDSLEVSADNVFYKSYEIHLSDILEIWQYASSIATQEFSKDDFQLDNIAIIRMLQELKDEVRKLKGNSAVSGNN; encoded by the coding sequence ATGTCATTATTATCAGAAAACATAAGGTATCTACGCAACCAGCTTGGGTATTCGCAACAAAAAGTAGCGGATGACCTGATTATTACCCGTGGTCGTTATGGTAAATATGAAGACGGAGCGACAGAGCCACCGATTGAGATATTGCTTAGAATTTCTCATTATTATCACGTGAGCATTGATTTGTTGGTTTCGGTCGATTTACGAAAAATCCCGCTAAAAGAAATTTTAGAACTGCCCGATAACCGTATTCTGCTTCCCATCAAAGTGGATAATGCAGGCGAAAACAAAATCGAAATCATTCCCCACAAAGCATCAATGGGCTACCTGAACGGCTATGCAGATCCCGAATATATCGAAAGCCTGCAAACCATTTCATTACCGTTTCTGAAAGGTGGAAAATACAGGGCTTTTCCTGCGGACGGTGCTTCCATGCCTCCGCACAAAGACAATTCGTTCATCATCGGAAAATATGTAGAAAACCTTGCTGATATAAGAACTGGCAAGACGTATGTATTCTTAACACGAAGCGAAGGAATTACCTATAAACGCCTGCTGAAAGTAAATAAAGACAGTTTGGAAGTTTCTGCCGACAATGTGTTTTACAAATCATACGAAATACACCTTTCAGATATTTTGGAGATATGGCAATATGCCAGCAGCATCGCTACACAGGAATTTTCAAAGGATGATTTTCAATTGGACAATATTGCCATTATCAGAATGTTACAAGAACTGAAAGATGAGGTACGGAAATTAAAGGGCAATTCTGCTGTCTCGGGTAACAATTAA
- the dinB gene encoding DNA polymerase IV, with product MERTIVHCDLDTFFVSVERLLNSNLVGKPVLIGGSSDRGVVASCSYEARKFGVHSAMPMRLARQLCPEAILVRGDHDLYSKYSNIVTEIIEEKIPVVEKASIDEHYLDMSGMDKFFGTWKLTQELRKRIIKETGLPISFGLSTNKTVSKIATGEAKPCGERKVDGGTEKPFLAPLSIRKIPGIGDKTYPLLRNMGISHIYTLQQMNVFTMKQVLGENGVSIWNKANGIDNNAVIPFHQQKSMSKEHTFEQDTIDMELLRRVMLSMVDELAFDLRKDGRLTSCVTVKIRYSNFDTHTTQAKLAFTSSERTISEKVLQLFHKLYSRRMLIRLIGVKFSNLIAGSYQADLFDDTLEDINLSKAMDKIRLRYGHHSVVRGFALLNS from the coding sequence ATGGAAAGAACGATCGTCCATTGTGATTTAGACACCTTTTTTGTGTCAGTAGAACGTTTATTGAACAGCAACCTTGTTGGAAAACCAGTCCTAATCGGCGGTAGCTCCGACCGTGGCGTGGTGGCCTCGTGCAGTTATGAAGCCCGTAAATTCGGGGTGCATTCCGCTATGCCTATGCGGTTGGCGAGACAGCTCTGCCCCGAAGCCATATTGGTGCGTGGCGACCACGACCTGTACAGCAAGTATTCCAATATCGTAACGGAAATCATCGAAGAAAAAATACCTGTCGTTGAAAAAGCGAGTATAGATGAGCATTACCTCGATATGAGCGGAATGGATAAGTTTTTCGGTACGTGGAAACTCACACAGGAACTTCGTAAGCGTATCATCAAGGAAACAGGTCTGCCTATCTCGTTCGGTCTATCTACCAATAAGACCGTGAGCAAGATAGCTACCGGAGAAGCTAAGCCTTGTGGCGAACGCAAGGTGGACGGTGGAACGGAAAAGCCATTTTTAGCTCCCCTTTCCATCCGCAAAATTCCGGGCATTGGCGACAAGACTTATCCTTTGCTCCGCAATATGGGTATATCCCATATTTATACTTTACAGCAGATGAATGTGTTTACAATGAAACAGGTCTTGGGCGAAAACGGAGTGAGTATCTGGAACAAAGCCAATGGCATTGACAATAATGCGGTCATACCTTTTCATCAGCAAAAAAGTATGAGCAAGGAGCATACATTTGAACAGGATACCATTGATATGGAATTGTTGAGGAGGGTAATGCTTTCTATGGTGGATGAGCTGGCTTTCGACCTGCGGAAAGACGGCAGGCTCACTTCCTGTGTAACGGTCAAAATCCGTTACAGCAATTTCGATACGCATACCACACAGGCCAAACTGGCTTTCACTTCGTCCGAAAGGACTATATCTGAAAAAGTGCTTCAACTGTTCCATAAGCTGTACAGCAGACGAATGTTGATAAGACTGATTGGTGTCAAATTCAGCAACCTGATAGCAGGCAGCTATCAGGCGGATCTATTTGATGATACGCTCGAAGACATCAACCTTTCCAAAGCAATGGACAAGATTAGATTGCGTTACGGACACCATTCGGTAGTAAGGGGTTTTGCACTTTTAAATTCCTGA